The Pseudomonadota bacterium DNA segment ATTATAGATCTGGTTTTCAACCTGGAAAAAATCGCCGACATCCGTGAATTGACCACCCTCCTGTAATTATGACCTAAGCTGAGCTATTAGCGGTTAGCCATTAGCAATTAGCTTTTAAAAATCAGGGATTTACGTTGATTAGTAAGTAAGCATTCAACTTTGTTTATAGATTGGCAAATTTTTGTAACTATTTAGTCAATTTGTTTAATTTTCTCGCAAAGCCGCAAAGGCCATGAAGAGTTCAACTTGCCATTTTGTCAGTCGTTCTTCTTTGCGTCTTGAGTGAGCGAAGCGAACGGGCGCGAGACAAAAAAATTACGCTGAATGATTACGTTTCTTTATGATAAACCGCTGCCGCAGGCAGTGTGAAGTGCTAATAGCTAACTGCTAAAAGCTAATCGCTTAATTCAGGTATGAATTGTGGAGCAATAGATGACACCAGAACAGAATCTGATTACCAGTTTAACCGCTATTGTCGGTGAAGATTACCTTTCGACATCTATTTTTGAACGATTAAAGAGTTCTCTTGATATTTTTCCTTATGAAAAAAAGAAAGAAGAACTGCCTCTGGTTGTGGTCCTGCCCGGCAACCGGGAAGAAGTGGCCGGGATCGTCAAGTATGCGAATCAGGAGAAAATTCCGGTATATGTTCGGGGTTCCGGTACTTCATTCACCGGGGCCGCCCGTTACCCGGAGCCGGGAATCGTTATTAATACCAAGCGGCTCAATCATTTCAGTATTAATCGGGATAACAACTACTTTGAATGTGGTCCTGGATGGAGTTGCAATGAAATCAGCAACCTGCTGGCCAAAGAAGGGTATTTTCTGCCCATGGCTCCCGGCAGCAAACTGGTTGCCAGCATGGGTGGCCTGATATCCAATAATACCAGTGCCCACATCATCGATGCCAGTGTCGGCAAGTCGGGAGATTATGTTCTTGGGGTTGATGCTGTTTTGCCCACCGGTGAAATTCTGGAAACCGGGACCACCGGCCTCCGGCGTCCAGCGGGTAATGATTTAACTAAATTTTTTGTCGGCGGTGACGGGCTTTTTGGCGTAATCACTAATATTAGAATGCGCCTGGTTCCTGATTTTTTCCGTGCCAACGGTTTGTTGATCTATCCTGAGCTGAGTTCTATGGCCCGTGGGGTCCAGCGTTTATATTATGACCGTTGTCCGGTTCCTTTGTTTATGGAGTTCATGGATGAAAAAACCGCGGATATTGGTTTTGAACTAAAGCAGTTGGAACATCCCGGTGGTCCGGTAATCCTGTTTGTTGCCATTGGCAATACCCAGGAAGATGCAGATCAGGCTGCCACCCGGATAGTTGCATCGATGGGGAAAGAAAATCCCCTGGTTGCTGAGCGTATAACTGATGCCGAAAAATGGGATATTTTATGGACCACCCGCGAGGTTATTGGTTCGTACCTGATGCAATCCACCGGCAACCAGTGGATTTCGGCTGAAGTGGTCAGCAATCTTAAGGGTCTTGAAGAATGCATGAATGATGTCGTCAATTTCACTGATGGCCTGCCCCTGTTGTCCGGCCTTGATTCGTATCTTTTCGGTCATATCGGTGCCCTGACTATGCATCCCGGGGTTGTCCTTCCCAGGGATTGGGATGATACCCGTAAGATGCAGGCCGTTGATGAAAAATTTGCCCGGGAAGCTGAACTTAATCTTAAATACAAGACCTGCGGCGGTGAATGGGGACAATTTGCCAAACGTACGGCTTTTTTCGAGCAGCGTTATGGTCAGGATGGGCTAAATATAATTCGTAAAATGAAACAGGTTTTTGATCCGAATAATATTCTTAACCGTGGCATCATAAGGTGAAGCGATTAGCTGTTAGCCATTAGGGTTTAGCCACAATTTTAATTTTATCTTTTTGTATTGTAACTATGGAAAATAACATGAATGATGATGCTTTTGCTGATGCGGAAGAACTACTGAAAACTGAGATTATCGATACTGTCCGGCGTTGTCGGAAATGCAACTATTGTTATTCGACCTGCCCACTTTTTGAGTCAACAAGAGGTTTTCAGACTTCAGGGCCATCCGGCATTCTCCAGTCACTTTACTACGGCATTGTCTGGGGAGAACTGGAAGGTCAGGAGAAAGAAGGCCTGCGTGATATCTTGTATAATTGTACCACTTGCAACAGTTGTGTTCTTACCTGCAAGGAGCGGGCTACCGGTTTGCCGATTGTGGAAGTTATTGAAAAAGGCCGCAAATTACTGGTGGAAATGATGAATGGTCCCATGCCCAGTCAGCGGAAACCGATGGAATATATTTATTCCCATGGGAATCCTTATCAGGAAGCCCAGGAAAATCGATTGGCCTGGGGGGCTGACCTGGATTTTAAACGATTGCCAACAGATAAAGCTGAAACCCTCTTTTATGTGGGATGTACAACAAGTTACGAGCCGGAACTGCAGAATGTGGCCCGTTCACTGGTGAAAATTTTTCACCATGCCGGGGTTGATTTCGGCATTCTTGAAGAAGAAAAATGCTGTGCCGACCCGGTTGATAAAATGGGAGATATGTTTCTTTACCAGGAACTGGTGGAAAAAAATGAAGCAGATATTTTGGCCTGTGGATGTTCACAGATGGTAACGGTCTCTCCCCATTGTTTCCATACCTTCACGCAGTCCTATGACCGCCTTACGGCGGGGATGGAAGTGCTTCACTACACTATGTTTCTTGAAAAACTGCTCAATGACGGTCTTTTGCGATTGAAAGCCGGCTCTCCCGGAAGAATTACTTATCATGATCCCTGCTATCTGGGAAAGCACCATGATATTTTGGAAACTCCCCGAAACATTCTGCGTCAGCTGCCTGGGGTGGAACTGGTTGAAATGGAAAAGTATGGCAAGGACAGCTTGTGTTGTGGCGGTGGCGGCGGCCGTATGTTTTACGATGTGGAAGGGAATAACTGGTTGGGTGAAACAAGAATTAAACAGGCTTTGGATGTCAAAGCCGAGATCATCGTTACCGCCTGTCCCTGGTGTCATATGATGTTGGACAATGCGGTCAAAAACTTAAACCTT contains these protein-coding regions:
- a CDS encoding FAD-binding oxidoreductase — its product is MTPEQNLITSLTAIVGEDYLSTSIFERLKSSLDIFPYEKKKEELPLVVVLPGNREEVAGIVKYANQEKIPVYVRGSGTSFTGAARYPEPGIVINTKRLNHFSINRDNNYFECGPGWSCNEISNLLAKEGYFLPMAPGSKLVASMGGLISNNTSAHIIDASVGKSGDYVLGVDAVLPTGEILETGTTGLRRPAGNDLTKFFVGGDGLFGVITNIRMRLVPDFFRANGLLIYPELSSMARGVQRLYYDRCPVPLFMEFMDEKTADIGFELKQLEHPGGPVILFVAIGNTQEDADQAATRIVASMGKENPLVAERITDAEKWDILWTTREVIGSYLMQSTGNQWISAEVVSNLKGLEECMNDVVNFTDGLPLLSGLDSYLFGHIGALTMHPGVVLPRDWDDTRKMQAVDEKFAREAELNLKYKTCGGEWGQFAKRTAFFEQRYGQDGLNIIRKMKQVFDPNNILNRGIIR
- a CDS encoding (Fe-S)-binding protein, yielding MNDDAFADAEELLKTEIIDTVRRCRKCNYCYSTCPLFESTRGFQTSGPSGILQSLYYGIVWGELEGQEKEGLRDILYNCTTCNSCVLTCKERATGLPIVEVIEKGRKLLVEMMNGPMPSQRKPMEYIYSHGNPYQEAQENRLAWGADLDFKRLPTDKAETLFYVGCTTSYEPELQNVARSLVKIFHHAGVDFGILEEEKCCADPVDKMGDMFLYQELVEKNEADILACGCSQMVTVSPHCFHTFTQSYDRLTAGMEVLHYTMFLEKLLNDGLLRLKAGSPGRITYHDPCYLGKHHDILETPRNILRQLPGVELVEMEKYGKDSLCCGGGGGRMFYDVEGNNWLGETRIKQALDVKAEIIVTACPWCHMMLDNAVKNLNLDERLRVFDLAEIVAGHLADAD